From Anas platyrhynchos isolate ZD024472 breed Pekin duck chromosome 16, IASCAAS_PekinDuck_T2T, whole genome shotgun sequence, a single genomic window includes:
- the RHOF gene encoding rho-related GTP-binding protein RhoF isoform X2, which produces MEAANGALADGAAGSKGGGGSGKKEVKVVIVGDGGCGKTSLLMVYAKGAFPEQYAPSVFEKYTTSVTIGKKEVVLNLYDTAGQEDYDRLRPLSYQNTNVVLICYDVMNPTSYDNVAVKWYPEVNHFCRGVPLVLIGCKTDLRKDKEQLRKLRASKQEPITYNQSLTAESILSHAM; this is translated from the exons ATGGAAGCGGCCAACGGGGCCCTGGCCGACGGCGCGGCGGGCAGCAAGGGGGGAGGAGGCTCGGGCAAGAAGGAGGTGAAGGTGGTGATCGTGGGGGACGGCGGCTGCGGGAAGACCTCGCTGCTGATGGTGTACGCCAAGGGCGCCTTCCCCGAG CAATATGCGCCGTCCGTGTTTGAGAAGTACACCACCAGCGTTACGATTGGCAAAAAGGAAGTCGTCCTGAACCTGTATGACACCGCAG GGCAGGAGGACTATGATCGGCTACGACCACTTTCTTACCAGAACACAAACGTAGTGTTGATTTGTTACGATGTCATGAACCCCACCAGCTATGATAATGTAGCGGTTAAG TGGTATCCTGAAGTGAATCACTTCTGCCGAGGTGTCCCGCTCGTGCTGATCGGCTGCAAGACAGACCTTCGGAAAGACAAAGAGCAGTTGCGTAAGCTCAGGGCTTCTAAGCAGGAACCCATTACCTACAACCAG